Proteins encoded in a region of the Wenzhouxiangella sp. XN201 genome:
- a CDS encoding electron transport complex subunit E, producing the protein MTKTETNRIWRDGLWDNNPGLVQLLGLCPLLAVSNTAVNGLGLGLATLLVLVVSNGLVSLLRSAWRPEIRIPAFVLIIASTVTAIDLAMQAWLHELSRTLGIFVPLIVTNCTILARAEAFASKQPAGAALHDALAQGTGFAAVLIVLGAGREIVGQGTLLAGADMLFGEAAASWTIPMLPFDSGLLLAVLPPGAFIGLGLLVALRQYLVSRPQRAGVASSPAPMPSTPTAS; encoded by the coding sequence ATGACAAAGACTGAAACGAATCGCATCTGGCGGGATGGACTCTGGGACAACAACCCGGGGCTGGTCCAGTTGCTCGGCCTGTGCCCGCTGCTGGCGGTGTCGAACACGGCGGTCAATGGTCTCGGCCTGGGCCTGGCCACACTGCTGGTATTGGTCGTTTCGAACGGACTGGTTTCATTGTTGCGCTCGGCGTGGCGTCCCGAGATCCGCATTCCCGCCTTTGTCCTGATCATCGCCTCGACGGTCACCGCCATCGACCTGGCCATGCAGGCCTGGCTGCATGAGCTCAGCCGCACGCTGGGCATCTTCGTGCCGCTGATCGTGACCAATTGCACCATCCTCGCTCGAGCCGAAGCCTTTGCCTCGAAGCAACCCGCTGGCGCTGCCCTGCATGACGCGCTGGCCCAGGGCACCGGTTTCGCCGCCGTGCTGATCGTACTCGGGGCCGGCCGCGAGATTGTCGGCCAGGGCACGCTGCTGGCCGGCGCCGACATGCTCTTCGGTGAAGCTGCGGCCAGCTGGACGATTCCGATGCTGCCCTTCGATAGCGGTCTCCTTCTGGCGGTGCTTCCGCCCGGAGCCTTTATCGGCCTGGGCCTGTTGGTAGCGCTGCGGCAATATCTGGTCAGTCGACCGCAGCGTGCTGGCGTGGCATCCTCGCCTGCCCCAATGCCTTCGACACCGACAGCTTCATGA
- a CDS encoding DUF2189 domain-containing protein: MNERARHAPDRDELPFAAPCRSLTASEPIEWLRLGWADLKSAPRQSLSYGVLMLALSHALTAATWLFGNLGLYLGLVSGFVFVGPWLALTLYSISRRLEQGKRVSLGGSVRDAARAVGNALVFAVILTVVFLVWARAATMVHVFFPALQDPGWTDLLPFLAVGTAVGAVFSAIVFAASAFSLPMLLDRRTDTVTAVVTSINAVLRNKAAMVVWAAIIVGCVIIGAATAWLAFVVLLPLIGHATWHAYRRAIDAGQWPRLD, from the coding sequence ATGAATGAGCGCGCGCGGCACGCTCCCGATCGAGATGAATTACCCTTTGCCGCACCCTGCCGCAGCCTGACAGCTTCCGAACCGATCGAGTGGCTCCGACTGGGCTGGGCCGACCTGAAATCAGCGCCTCGGCAAAGCCTGAGCTACGGCGTCCTGATGCTGGCGCTGAGCCATGCCCTCACCGCCGCCACCTGGCTGTTCGGCAACCTCGGCCTCTATCTGGGCCTGGTCTCCGGATTCGTCTTCGTCGGCCCCTGGCTGGCCCTGACGCTCTACTCGATCAGCCGCAGACTGGAGCAAGGCAAGCGGGTCAGCCTGGGAGGCAGCGTGAGGGATGCCGCTCGGGCCGTGGGCAACGCATTGGTCTTTGCGGTCATCCTGACCGTGGTCTTTCTGGTCTGGGCTCGCGCGGCGACCATGGTGCATGTCTTCTTTCCCGCCCTCCAGGATCCCGGCTGGACTGACCTGCTGCCGTTTCTGGCGGTCGGCACGGCGGTCGGCGCGGTCTTCAGCGCGATTGTCTTCGCCGCCAGCGCCTTCTCGCTGCCGATGCTTTTGGACCGACGCACCGATACCGTCACCGCCGTGGTCACTTCGATCAACGCCGTGTTGAGAAACAAGGCCGCCATGGTGGTGTGGGCCGCGATCATCGTCGGCTGCGTCATCATCGGGGCCGCCACCGCCTGGCTGGCCTTCGTTGTGTTACTGCCGCTGATCGGCCACGCGACCTGGCATGCCTACCGGCGTGCGATTGATGCCGGCCAGTGGCCACGGCTCGACTAG
- the rsxC gene encoding electron transport complex subunit RsxC, producing the protein MVEALPGDRIHAFPGGLKLRHHKAVACEHPVKRPALPDRLYIQILQHQGESGELLVTDGDRVRAGQALTSAGDDFIVPEHAPTSGTIETITDHPAAFPPGGTQRAIVLVPDGRDEWVECRPVADWHNASPGTLIDHLHQSGLAGMGGAMFPTAAKLRGDWPQLRTVILNGAECEPWIACDEMLMRERAQDVIEGGLILARAAGAERVVIAIEDRMGVVDDRLRAARQALGAEDSVRIRKVFTVYPEGGERQLIQALTGREVPHDGLPQDLGVVVHNVATAAAARDAVLEGRPLIERIVTVTGPGIAQPRNFLTLIGTPFSHLVDSAGGYAEPVSRLILGGPMSGTALASDAIPVTKGSNCILALTERETAPTQPTMPCINCGECVRVCPARLLPQTLFRLIEAENLDAAADYDLSDCIECGCCAAVCPSHIPLVDYYRHGKDELVRRRLDRRRAALAKRRYEAREERLARQKAERQARRKAREEKLKRPEKAQDEIQAAIERAKQNKKT; encoded by the coding sequence ATGGTTGAGGCCCTTCCCGGCGACCGGATTCATGCCTTTCCAGGCGGACTCAAGCTCAGGCACCACAAGGCGGTGGCCTGTGAACATCCGGTCAAGCGCCCGGCCCTGCCCGATCGCCTGTATATCCAGATCCTGCAACATCAGGGCGAGTCGGGTGAATTGCTGGTCACCGATGGTGACCGCGTCAGGGCTGGCCAGGCGCTAACCTCGGCCGGCGACGATTTCATCGTGCCCGAACATGCGCCCACGTCCGGCACGATCGAAACCATTACCGACCATCCCGCGGCCTTCCCGCCCGGCGGCACGCAGCGCGCAATCGTGCTCGTGCCCGACGGTCGCGACGAGTGGGTCGAATGCCGCCCGGTCGCGGACTGGCACAATGCCTCGCCCGGAACGCTCATCGACCACCTGCACCAATCCGGCCTGGCCGGCATGGGCGGCGCGATGTTTCCCACCGCCGCAAAGCTCAGGGGCGACTGGCCCCAGCTCCGCACCGTCATTCTCAACGGCGCGGAGTGCGAACCCTGGATTGCCTGTGACGAGATGCTGATGCGCGAGCGGGCACAGGACGTCATCGAAGGTGGACTGATCCTGGCCCGAGCGGCCGGAGCCGAGCGCGTGGTCATCGCCATCGAGGACCGCATGGGGGTGGTCGACGACAGACTCCGTGCCGCACGGCAAGCGCTGGGTGCCGAAGACAGCGTGCGTATCCGCAAGGTCTTCACTGTCTACCCTGAGGGGGGCGAGCGCCAGCTCATCCAGGCCCTGACCGGCCGCGAGGTGCCGCACGACGGGCTGCCGCAGGACCTGGGCGTGGTCGTTCACAATGTCGCCACGGCAGCAGCGGCCCGCGACGCCGTACTCGAGGGCCGCCCCCTGATCGAACGCATCGTCACCGTCACCGGCCCGGGCATCGCCCAACCGCGCAATTTCCTGACGCTCATCGGCACACCGTTTTCCCACCTGGTCGACTCGGCCGGCGGGTACGCCGAACCGGTCAGCCGCCTAATTCTCGGCGGGCCGATGTCGGGCACGGCCCTGGCCAGCGACGCCATCCCGGTGACCAAGGGCAGCAACTGCATTCTGGCCCTGACCGAACGCGAAACAGCCCCGACCCAGCCGACCATGCCCTGTATCAACTGCGGCGAGTGCGTGCGCGTATGCCCGGCCCGCCTGTTGCCGCAGACCCTGTTCAGGCTGATCGAGGCGGAAAACCTTGACGCTGCTGCTGACTACGACCTGTCCGACTGCATCGAATGCGGCTGCTGCGCGGCCGTCTGTCCCAGCCATATCCCGCTGGTCGATTACTACCGGCACGGCAAGGACGAGCTCGTGCGCCGCCGTCTCGACCGGCGCCGCGCGGCCCTGGCGAAGCGACGCTACGAAGCCAGGGAAGAACGCCTGGCCCGCCAGAAGGCTGAGCGCCAGGCCCGCCGCAAAGCGCGCGAGGAAAAACTCAAGCGTCCGGAAAAGGCCCAGGACGAAATCCAGGCCGCCATCGAGCGGGCAAAGCAAAACAAGAAAACATGA
- a CDS encoding cupin domain-containing protein, whose translation MSETHKTTLPIVQMARDNDEFRKVIWTGENSQLVLMAISEGDEIGGEVHEGHDQLLWFVDGEGVAKIGEREEPVRAGDVSIVPSGTWHNFRNTGAGMLKLYTTYSPPEHEPGTEHET comes from the coding sequence ATGAGCGAGACCCATAAAACGACACTCCCGATCGTGCAGATGGCCAGGGACAATGACGAATTTCGCAAGGTCATCTGGACCGGTGAGAACAGCCAGCTTGTGCTGATGGCTATTTCCGAGGGCGATGAGATCGGCGGTGAGGTACACGAAGGCCATGATCAGCTTTTATGGTTCGTCGACGGCGAGGGCGTGGCGAAGATCGGCGAGCGCGAGGAACCGGTGCGCGCTGGTGATGTGAGCATCGTGCCTTCGGGCACCTGGCACAATTTCCGGAACACGGGCGCGGGCATGCTCAAGCTCTACACCACCTATTCTCCGCCCGAGCACGAACCCGGCACCGAGCATGAAACCTAA
- the rsxB gene encoding electron transport complex subunit RsxB codes for MVTAILTLTGLVLVIGIVLLWLGRRFTPDEDSLVERINEVLPQTQCAQCGYPGCRPYAQAIADGEADINQCPPGGEEGVRMLAQLLDVEPRPLDQTRGEHKPPMVAVIDEDRCIGCTLCIQACPVDAILGAQKQMHTIIAAECTGCELCIEPCPVDCIDMAGRKSAWRWPRPQPIPIRLRERAHG; via the coding sequence ATGGTGACCGCCATCCTGACACTGACCGGCCTGGTGCTCGTCATCGGCATCGTGCTGCTCTGGCTGGGGCGTCGATTCACGCCGGACGAGGACAGCCTGGTCGAGCGGATCAATGAAGTTCTGCCGCAAACGCAGTGCGCGCAGTGCGGCTATCCCGGCTGCCGCCCCTATGCGCAGGCCATTGCCGACGGTGAAGCCGACATCAACCAGTGCCCACCCGGCGGCGAGGAAGGCGTTCGCATGCTGGCCCAGCTCCTCGACGTCGAGCCCCGGCCGCTCGACCAAACCCGCGGCGAGCACAAGCCGCCGATGGTGGCAGTCATCGACGAGGATCGCTGCATCGGCTGCACGCTGTGCATCCAGGCCTGCCCGGTCGACGCCATCCTGGGCGCCCAGAAGCAGATGCATACGATCATTGCAGCCGAATGCACTGGCTGCGAACTGTGTATCGAGCCCTGTCCTGTCGACTGCATTGACATGGCCGGGCGCAAGTCTGCCTGGCGCTGGCCTCGCCCGCAGCCCATCCCGATCCGCCTGCGCGAGAGAGCTCATGGTTGA
- a CDS encoding RnfABCDGE type electron transport complex subunit D, whose product MKFELAGAPHQPPAASVGGVMRQVLYALVPAVAAHVWFFGYGILFQIALAVGFAVAFEAIMLKLRDRPIGLFLSDWSAVVTGVLFALCMPPLAPWWIAAVGMLFAIVIAKQLYGGLGYNLFNPAMVGFAAVIIAFPLELSQWLLPRSLSPGLPGLLETAQAVFTGRLPATLDWDSVTGATPLDQLRTGVRENLLVTEVRSAPIFGDFGGRGWEWIANFYALGGIYLLWKRVISWHVPVAVIATTVMISMPLWLFGPDTNPSPAQHIFSGALVLAAFFIATDPVSGCSTSKGKLVFGAGVAILTLVIRRWGGYPDGVAFAVLLMNMGAPLIDRLTRPRTYGH is encoded by the coding sequence ATGAAGTTCGAACTCGCCGGCGCGCCCCATCAACCGCCTGCCGCCAGCGTCGGCGGCGTCATGCGGCAGGTGCTCTACGCCCTGGTGCCGGCCGTGGCCGCGCATGTGTGGTTCTTCGGCTACGGCATCCTGTTCCAGATTGCATTGGCCGTCGGTTTCGCCGTGGCCTTCGAGGCGATCATGCTGAAGCTGCGCGATCGCCCGATCGGCCTGTTCCTGTCCGACTGGAGCGCGGTGGTTACCGGTGTGCTGTTCGCCCTGTGCATGCCGCCGCTTGCGCCCTGGTGGATCGCCGCAGTCGGCATGCTCTTTGCCATCGTCATCGCCAAACAGCTGTACGGCGGCCTGGGCTACAACCTGTTCAATCCGGCCATGGTCGGCTTTGCCGCCGTCATCATCGCCTTCCCGCTGGAACTGAGCCAATGGCTGCTGCCCCGATCTCTATCACCCGGTCTGCCCGGCCTGCTTGAAACGGCACAGGCCGTCTTTACCGGGCGGCTTCCCGCTACGCTGGACTGGGACAGCGTCACCGGCGCAACACCGCTGGATCAACTCCGGACCGGCGTGCGGGAGAACCTGCTGGTCACCGAAGTCCGCAGCGCACCGATCTTCGGTGACTTTGGCGGCCGGGGCTGGGAGTGGATCGCCAACTTTTACGCCCTGGGCGGCATCTACCTGCTGTGGAAACGCGTCATTTCCTGGCATGTCCCGGTCGCAGTGATCGCGACCACGGTCATGATCTCGATGCCGCTATGGCTGTTCGGCCCCGACACCAACCCCTCGCCCGCACAGCACATCTTTTCCGGCGCCCTGGTCCTGGCTGCCTTCTTTATTGCGACCGACCCGGTCAGCGGCTGCAGCACGTCAAAAGGGAAACTCGTCTTCGGTGCCGGCGTGGCCATCCTGACACTCGTCATCCGCCGCTGGGGCGGCTATCCAGACGGCGTGGCCTTCGCCGTGCTGCTGATGAACATGGGCGCGCCGCTGATCGACCGCCTGACACGCCCGAGAACCTATGGACACTGA
- a CDS encoding PH domain-containing protein, whose product MNKRSPVLQQAAIKPEVIRYHLWGLAILLTLTVVGIVLMPIALPLALVLMRRYYERLEIVLTRRDLKVRRGIWNVEEKSVPLEKITDLALYQGPLMRLFEIKGMRVETAGQSSQGALVSIVGIKDVDAFRDAVLDQRDRVSDRQEDEAPSARPESTEMTGAGETLAVLGEIRDSLQRIESRLAGRSGEGS is encoded by the coding sequence ATGAACAAGCGAAGTCCGGTGCTGCAGCAGGCAGCGATCAAGCCGGAGGTGATCCGCTATCACCTCTGGGGCCTGGCGATCCTGCTGACTTTGACAGTGGTCGGCATCGTCCTGATGCCGATCGCGCTGCCGCTGGCGCTGGTATTGATGCGCCGCTACTACGAGCGTCTCGAGATTGTCCTCACGCGCCGCGACCTCAAGGTCCGGCGCGGCATCTGGAATGTCGAGGAAAAGAGCGTGCCACTCGAAAAGATCACCGACCTGGCGCTCTACCAGGGGCCGTTGATGCGACTGTTCGAAATCAAGGGAATGCGGGTGGAAACGGCCGGGCAATCCTCGCAAGGCGCACTGGTTTCAATCGTCGGGATCAAAGATGTCGACGCATTCCGCGATGCGGTACTCGACCAACGTGACCGTGTCAGTGACCGGCAGGAAGATGAGGCGCCATCGGCTCGTCCGGAATCCACCGAAATGACCGGCGCGGGCGAAACGCTCGCCGTGCTGGGCGAAATTCGCGACAGCCTGCAGCGGATCGAGTCCCGGCTGGCGGGACGAAGCGGAGAAGGCTCGTAA
- a CDS encoding RnfABCDGE type electron transport complex subunit G: MRLNTLRPALILAGLGLAAAVLLAGLDQFTRERIADERQQRALAAVSAMLGEIGYDNDLLDDTARLGIPDLAEPAVVYRARQDGKPVAVVMDVVTSAGYSGDIRLLIAADVDGTVLGVRVVEHRETPGLGDKIERRRSDWIEQFDGRSLVEPPAEDWAPDRRDGAFDTLTSATITSAAVVDAVKRALQAFESGKGNLFATTENTEGTE; this comes from the coding sequence ATGCGGCTGAATACCCTACGCCCTGCCCTGATCCTGGCCGGTCTCGGACTGGCGGCAGCGGTGCTGCTGGCCGGGCTCGACCAGTTCACTCGCGAGCGCATCGCCGACGAACGTCAGCAGCGCGCGCTCGCAGCGGTCTCGGCCATGCTGGGCGAAATCGGCTACGATAACGACCTGCTCGACGATACGGCCCGCCTTGGCATTCCCGATCTGGCCGAGCCTGCCGTGGTCTATCGCGCCCGGCAGGATGGCAAACCCGTGGCGGTTGTGATGGATGTAGTGACCTCGGCGGGCTACAGCGGCGACATCCGCTTGCTCATTGCCGCCGACGTCGACGGCACAGTGTTGGGCGTGCGCGTGGTCGAGCACCGCGAAACCCCCGGCCTGGGCGACAAGATCGAGCGGCGGAGAAGCGACTGGATCGAGCAGTTCGACGGCCGATCCCTGGTCGAACCGCCCGCCGAAGACTGGGCACCGGACCGGCGCGACGGTGCATTTGATACCCTGACCAGCGCCACGATTACGTCGGCAGCGGTGGTAGACGCAGTCAAGCGCGCCCTCCAGGCCTTCGAATCCGGCAAGGGAAATCTATTTGCAACCACGGAAAACACCGAAGGCACGGAATAG